A stretch of DNA from Candidatus Brocadia sp.:
AGACAATTCCAAATTGCTCACTCAGTTCTTTCTTATACTGCTTTTCTAATTTCTCCTGAGACGGTGGAAGAAAGGCATCGCCAGGATTATAGACTAAATCTAATCTCAATCCGTTTCCTTCATGCCCATAGCCCAGGGAGTTAAGCCTCCGCAGTGCGTCGATGCTCTTATCAAATACACCACTGCCACGCTGTTTATCCACGTTTTCCCTGGAATAGCAGGGTAAAGAAGCGATCACTTCAACGCAATTATCTTTAAAGAATTCTGCCAAATCTTCCTGGCCATTGACAAATAGTACGGTGAGATTGCATCGATCCATAATACGACGCCCCAGAGAACGGAACAGTTTAACCAGAGAACGGAATGCCGGATTAAGCTCAGGCGCACCGCCAGTAAAATCCACAAGCTCAATTGACGGTGTATTGGCAAGGAGGTTTAATATCTTATCTGCTGTTTCTGCCGACATTATTTCGGTTCTTTCCGGGCCGGCATCCACATGACAATGAATGCATGCCTGGTTACATAATTTCCCAACGTTTATCTGGAGCGTTTTAGGCGTAGTACGCCTTAGATGGAAGCCGTATTGCCTTAATTTGTCTTTAAAGTTGATCTTTGAATCCCGCACCGTGTTTAAACCCTCAATTGCCTTCTTCTTTTATAACTATTCAGCGAAAATATTTTGTATCAGATTTAGAGCAAGGAAGATTTTATCCCACCTCCCCTAATCCCCTCCTTGCGAAGGAGGGGTAGTCAATCTTGTCCTCGTATGCTTTAACCAGTGCCTTTGATTGCGACTATCCGCACGTTGTTACTTTTTCAACAGTTTGCCGAGTTCGCTATCCAAATCTTCTTCTGACAAATACCCAAGATGCTTGTTCACCACTTTGCCGTCTTTCCCATAGACAATGGTGGTCGGATATGCTCGCAAGTCATACGCTTGACTGATATCGCCTCCATCAAGATAAATTGGATAATTGACGCCCAATGCTTTTATAAATGGTGGAACCACCTCTTGTCCGTTTTCATCGAAGGA
This window harbors:
- a CDS encoding radical SAM/Cys-rich domain protein, yielding MRDSKINFKDKLRQYGFHLRRTTPKTLQINVGKLCNQACIHCHVDAGPERTEIMSAETADKILNLLANTPSIELVDFTGGAPELNPAFRSLVKLFRSLGRRIMDRCNLTVLFVNGQEDLAEFFKDNCVEVIASLPCYSRENVDKQRGSGVFDKSIDALRRLNSLGYGHEGNGLRLDLVYNPGDAFLPPSQEKLEKQYKKELSEQFGIVFNRLYTMTNMPIRRWEKYLERTGQVEYYRELLVNAFNPQTVDSLMCRTLISVGWDGQLYDCDFNQMLEIPIGGRRRTIWDIESFDEFNDGIITTGVHCFGCTAEAGSSCGGSLLMV